A DNA window from Actinokineospora baliensis contains the following coding sequences:
- a CDS encoding M4 family metallopeptidase, whose amino-acid sequence MKRTTMTAAVAAAVLASGVVALAAPSAFAGQDQAPDRQAVAVSAADRAAAAGLDALAKGPDEAYARDMVTPYVNDLYSVSYQRSWRGVPVVGGDATVLVDGQGQVRATVAGTKASVAVPSTTAKVTKAAAERTARAAQATTSKAQPSRLVVKVTDDKSALAWEQLLVGTKKDGSPSHLTVWVDATTGAVLDQVEDAAAGSLNSEWNGQVTITTSKSGSTYRLVDTTRPGLQCSDYSTNTVFSKSTDSWGTGNGTSKETGCGDVLYAAQQEWNMLKDWLGRNGHTGSGRSWPAKVGLNQLNAYWDGSTVTIGKNSAGKWIASMDVVGHEYGHGLDQNTPGGTSREAGLGEGTGDIFGALTEAYANNGKDKADYLVGETVDLQGRGPIRNMYNPSLVNNDPNCYSSSIPSTEVHKAAGPLNHWFYLLAEGSNPGGGKPTSPTCNNTTVTGVGAKDAGRIFYGGMLLKTSGMTYKKYRVTTLTAAKNLDATCNLYNKTKAAWNAISLPAQAGEPSCTA is encoded by the coding sequence ATGAAGCGCACGACGATGACGGCCGCGGTCGCCGCGGCCGTTCTCGCCAGTGGTGTGGTCGCCCTGGCGGCCCCATCGGCATTCGCAGGCCAGGACCAGGCCCCGGACCGGCAGGCGGTGGCGGTCTCGGCCGCCGACCGCGCCGCGGCCGCGGGCCTGGACGCGCTGGCCAAGGGGCCGGACGAGGCCTACGCCAGGGACATGGTCACCCCGTACGTCAACGACCTGTACTCGGTCAGCTACCAGCGCAGCTGGCGCGGCGTCCCGGTCGTCGGCGGCGACGCGACCGTGCTGGTCGACGGCCAGGGCCAGGTCCGGGCCACGGTCGCGGGCACCAAGGCGTCGGTGGCGGTCCCGTCCACCACCGCCAAGGTCACCAAGGCCGCCGCCGAGCGGACCGCGCGCGCCGCGCAGGCCACCACCAGCAAGGCCCAGCCGAGCAGGCTGGTCGTCAAGGTCACCGACGACAAGTCCGCGCTGGCCTGGGAGCAGCTGCTGGTCGGCACCAAGAAGGACGGCAGCCCCAGCCACCTGACCGTGTGGGTGGACGCCACCACCGGCGCGGTCCTCGACCAGGTCGAGGACGCCGCGGCTGGCTCGCTCAACAGCGAGTGGAACGGCCAGGTCACCATCACCACCTCGAAGTCCGGGAGCACCTACCGGCTCGTCGACACCACCCGTCCTGGCCTGCAGTGCTCGGACTACAGCACCAACACCGTCTTCTCGAAGTCGACCGACTCCTGGGGCACCGGCAACGGCACCAGCAAGGAGACCGGCTGCGGCGACGTGCTCTACGCCGCGCAGCAGGAGTGGAACATGCTCAAGGACTGGTTGGGTCGCAACGGCCACACCGGCTCCGGTCGCAGCTGGCCAGCCAAGGTCGGCCTGAACCAGCTCAACGCCTACTGGGACGGCTCGACGGTCACCATCGGCAAGAACTCGGCTGGCAAGTGGATCGCCTCGATGGACGTCGTCGGCCACGAGTACGGCCACGGCCTCGACCAGAACACCCCCGGCGGCACCTCCCGCGAGGCCGGGCTCGGCGAGGGCACCGGTGACATCTTCGGCGCGCTGACCGAGGCCTACGCCAACAACGGCAAGGACAAGGCCGACTACCTGGTCGGCGAGACGGTGGACCTGCAGGGCCGCGGCCCGATCCGCAACATGTACAACCCGTCTCTGGTCAACAACGACCCGAACTGCTACAGCTCCTCGATCCCCAGCACCGAGGTGCACAAGGCGGCCGGCCCGCTCAACCACTGGTTCTACCTGCTCGCCGAGGGCTCCAACCCCGGCGGCGGCAAGCCGACCAGCCCCACCTGCAACAACACCACCGTCACCGGCGTCGGCGCCAAGGACGCGGGCCGCATCTTCTACGGCGGCATGCTGCTCAAGACCAGCGGCATGACCTACAAGAAGTACCGGGTCACCACCCTCACCGCCGCGAAGAACCTCGACGCGACCTGCAACCTGTACAACAAGACCAAGGCCGCGTGGAACGCGATCTCCCTGCCCGCCCAGGCGGGCGAGCCCTCCTGCACGGCCTAG
- a CDS encoding MATE family efflux transporter, which produces MSAERFRTGSPARLVPALAIPTVVGLLASVAYQFMNTFFVAQIGVAAVAAVVVVFPVTLVVTAAASGLGQGLSSVVSRAMGADDHDTANVAARSGLVIGVLGGGVLAAVLGAGLALGGVSLLGVPQDVRDLAVAYAVPTLAGYVVMTVNILCGFLARAEGNTRFSMRTQLIAFLTNLVLDPLLIFGLDLGVAGAGIATFLAQAAAAGAYFWYFRSGPGTLRPTTARTRLASLRPALAVGAPTTIGLLLSSVTLNYVNGVAASYSADHLAAIGVVLRLYLLGILAVTGFCMGSQGLLGYTAGRSDHHRLQAVTRVLTLYVLAVAAVLAALAWLFSTPVAALFAAPGPVRTLIADALPVVFTGLPAVGLVIVATTLFQAQGRPRPALGTTLLRNGLLLVPAITATTALSGASGIPTGQLLADLAAGAVIVLVWSTRSRA; this is translated from the coding sequence ATGAGTGCTGAGCGGTTTCGCACCGGTTCTCCCGCGCGGCTTGTGCCCGCGCTGGCCATCCCCACTGTGGTGGGATTGCTGGCCAGTGTCGCTTATCAGTTCATGAACACGTTCTTCGTCGCCCAGATCGGTGTGGCGGCGGTTGCCGCTGTCGTCGTGGTGTTTCCGGTGACGTTGGTGGTCACGGCGGCCGCGTCTGGGTTGGGGCAGGGACTGTCCTCTGTGGTGTCACGGGCAATGGGCGCGGACGACCACGACACCGCGAACGTGGCCGCCAGGTCCGGGCTTGTCATCGGTGTGCTCGGAGGTGGCGTGTTGGCCGCCGTGCTGGGTGCGGGGTTGGCGCTCGGGGGTGTGAGTCTGCTCGGTGTCCCACAGGACGTCCGGGATCTCGCGGTTGCTTATGCGGTGCCGACGTTGGCCGGGTATGTCGTGATGACGGTCAACATCTTGTGCGGGTTCTTGGCTCGGGCTGAGGGGAACACGCGGTTCTCGATGCGCACCCAGCTCATCGCGTTCCTCACCAACCTGGTCCTCGACCCGCTGCTCATCTTCGGCCTGGACCTCGGCGTAGCGGGTGCGGGCATCGCGACGTTCCTCGCCCAGGCCGCCGCCGCGGGGGCATACTTCTGGTACTTCCGCTCCGGCCCGGGCACTCTCCGCCCCACCACAGCCAGGACACGACTGGCCAGTCTCCGACCTGCCCTGGCCGTCGGCGCCCCCACGACCATCGGCCTACTCCTCAGCAGCGTCACCCTCAACTACGTCAACGGCGTCGCCGCGAGCTACTCCGCCGACCACCTTGCCGCCATCGGCGTCGTCCTGCGGTTGTACCTGCTGGGTATCCTCGCGGTCACCGGCTTCTGCATGGGCTCGCAAGGTCTCCTCGGCTACACCGCGGGCCGCAGCGACCACCACCGACTGCAGGCCGTGACCCGCGTCCTCACCCTCTACGTTCTCGCCGTCGCCGCCGTCCTCGCCGCGCTGGCCTGGTTGTTCTCCACCCCCGTGGCCGCCCTCTTCGCCGCCCCCGGCCCCGTCCGCACCCTCATCGCAGACGCCCTCCCCGTCGTCTTCACGGGCCTACCCGCCGTCGGCCTGGTGATCGTGGCGACCACGTTGTTCCAGGCCCAAGGCCGCCCCCGCCCCGCCCTGGGCACAACCCTCCTGCGCAACGGCCTCCTCCTCGTCCCCGCCATCACCGCGACAACAGCCCTGTCCGGCGCCTCCGGCATCCCCACCGGCCAACTGCTCGCCGACCTGGCAGCAGGAGCCGTGATTGTGCTCGTGTGGAGCACGAGGTCACGAGCCTGA
- a CDS encoding VOC family protein, producing MTDTRRGSIQRLDNIAVVVDDFEAAKAFFGELGLELEGEATVAGDSVDRLIGLTGVRSDIAMMRTPDGHARLELTKYHSPSPLAGDPQAPPNVLGAHRVMFAVKDIDDIVERLRPHGAELLGEVVQHENSYRLCYLRGPAGILVALAEQLG from the coding sequence ATGACCGACACCCGGCGCGGCTCGATCCAGCGGCTGGACAACATCGCCGTCGTCGTCGACGACTTCGAGGCGGCCAAGGCGTTCTTCGGGGAGCTCGGGTTGGAGTTGGAGGGCGAGGCGACCGTGGCCGGGGACTCGGTCGACCGGCTGATCGGGCTCACCGGGGTCCGGTCGGACATCGCGATGATGCGGACGCCGGATGGCCACGCGCGGCTGGAGCTCACCAAGTACCACTCGCCGTCGCCACTGGCCGGGGACCCGCAGGCGCCGCCGAACGTGCTCGGGGCACACCGGGTCATGTTCGCCGTCAAGGACATCGACGACATCGTGGAGCGCCTGCGGCCGCACGGGGCCGAACTCCTCGGCGAGGTCGTCCAGCACGAGAACAGCTACCGCCTCTGCTACCTGCGCGGCCCGGCGGGCATCCTCGTCGCGCTGGCCGAACAGCTCGGCTGA
- a CDS encoding RidA family protein encodes MQHTDGVQHTNPAGLPRPNGYSHVVEVTGRLLYISGQVPLTADGTLAGTDIESQTRQVFRNIDTALASAGASMRQVAKLTYFITDTADVPAIRKVRDEFIDTAAPPASSLVQVVALVDPHFLVEIEAIAELP; translated from the coding sequence GTGCAGCACACTGACGGCGTGCAGCACACGAACCCGGCGGGCCTGCCCCGCCCCAATGGCTACTCGCACGTCGTCGAGGTCACCGGCCGCCTGCTCTACATCTCCGGCCAGGTCCCCCTCACCGCCGACGGCACCCTCGCGGGCACCGACATCGAGTCCCAGACCCGACAGGTGTTCCGCAACATCGACACCGCCCTCGCCTCGGCGGGCGCGTCCATGCGCCAGGTCGCCAAACTCACCTATTTCATCACCGACACCGCGGACGTCCCCGCCATCCGCAAGGTCCGCGACGAGTTCATCGACACCGCCGCCCCGCCCGCCAGTTCCCTCGTCCAGGTAGTCGCCCTGGTCGACCCCCACTTCCTCGTCGAAATCGAAGCCATCGCCGAACTGCCCTGA
- a CDS encoding CU044_5270 family protein, protein MTRIRDLLGPLDPVRDEPVVPPPPLPDRPAFERVRLPVVNRMALAGATAVAVVIGLLLWQAAGPTAPRGTAATPDPLVITAPALPTPAGQRLLALAELARASGVPRPQGSTEYVELRAWYLNSQVSGGTTVSEVVPQASRTWLFPDGSGRLEQDSAGTETWSSGGRAFAFPLNRPPTTAAAMAHFLHRPNPPDDIGPIKTVVALNDLLRERVLTPAERAAALDLLAQLPGITYQGHTTDRVGRPAEAFSLDSAYGGLPARYTLLVAPDSGLFLGNEETLTTSAGALNVAVPAVIEYESYVRADFR, encoded by the coding sequence TTGACGAGAATCCGGGACCTCCTCGGTCCACTCGACCCCGTGCGCGACGAGCCCGTCGTGCCGCCGCCACCGCTCCCCGACCGCCCCGCGTTCGAGCGCGTGCGACTGCCCGTGGTCAACCGCATGGCGCTGGCAGGCGCCACCGCGGTGGCCGTCGTCATCGGCCTGTTGCTGTGGCAGGCGGCGGGCCCAACAGCCCCAAGGGGCACGGCAGCCACACCCGACCCGTTGGTGATCACCGCACCAGCGCTGCCGACCCCCGCGGGCCAGCGCCTGCTGGCGTTGGCCGAACTGGCGCGAGCTTCCGGCGTCCCACGGCCCCAGGGCAGCACCGAGTACGTGGAACTGCGCGCCTGGTACCTCAACAGCCAGGTCTCCGGCGGGACGACGGTGTCCGAGGTAGTGCCGCAGGCGTCGCGCACCTGGCTGTTCCCCGACGGTTCTGGTCGCCTCGAGCAGGACTCGGCAGGCACCGAAACCTGGTCGTCAGGAGGCAGGGCCTTCGCCTTCCCCCTCAACCGCCCCCCGACGACAGCCGCGGCCATGGCCCACTTCCTCCACCGGCCGAACCCGCCCGACGACATCGGCCCGATCAAGACCGTGGTCGCGCTCAACGACCTGCTCAGAGAACGGGTCCTGACCCCGGCCGAACGCGCCGCCGCCCTCGACCTGCTCGCTCAACTCCCCGGCATCACCTACCAGGGCCACACCACCGACCGGGTCGGCCGCCCGGCCGAGGCCTTTTCGCTGGACTCCGCCTACGGAGGTCTGCCCGCCCGCTACACCCTCCTGGTGGCACCGGACTCGGGGCTGTTCCTCGGCAACGAGGAAACCCTGACCACATCGGCCGGCGCGCTCAACGTCGCCGTCCCCGCGGTGATCGAGTACGAGTCCTACGTGCGAGCCGATTTCCGCTGA
- a CDS encoding RNA polymerase sigma factor: protein MAEKPHDAFDRVYRRHHDAVRRFLGRRLAAAEVDDATAEVFVVAWRRFAELPADDRVLPWLYGVARLVLANEFRRARRADRLVSRVGGLAGEPLVDGSSAVVDRLVLAAAFDALSERDQEVLRLVAWEQLTSAEIAVVLGCGRTTAAMRVSRAGRRLFRALADLAESEKEKEVAR, encoded by the coding sequence ATGGCCGAGAAACCGCACGACGCGTTCGACCGGGTCTATCGGCGCCACCACGATGCCGTTCGCCGGTTCCTGGGTCGCCGGTTGGCGGCGGCCGAGGTGGACGACGCGACGGCAGAGGTGTTCGTGGTGGCGTGGCGGCGGTTCGCCGAGCTGCCTGCCGACGACCGGGTGCTGCCGTGGCTGTACGGGGTCGCGCGGCTGGTGCTGGCCAACGAGTTCCGCCGGGCCCGCCGCGCCGACCGGCTCGTTTCACGGGTGGGCGGGCTCGCGGGGGAGCCGTTGGTTGACGGGTCGAGCGCGGTGGTGGACCGGCTGGTCCTGGCCGCGGCGTTCGACGCGCTGTCCGAGCGGGACCAGGAGGTCCTGCGGCTGGTCGCCTGGGAGCAGTTGACCTCGGCCGAGATCGCTGTGGTCCTCGGATGCGGGCGCACGACCGCCGCCATGCGCGTGTCCCGGGCCGGTCGACGCCTGTTCCGGGCGTTGGCCGACCTCGCCGAATCCGAGAAGGAGAAGGAGGTAGCGCGTTGA
- a CDS encoding ATP-binding protein produces the protein MSTALVEVSGVETPGVRNEVIAGAVGPVVQAGVVHGGVHLHEPVAVVPRQLPAASGMFAGRVGELAELDRAAGGRVVVIVGAGGIGKTWLALAWAHRQLRRYPDGQLFVDLHGFSPVERPMAAAVAVRGFLDALGVEAGRIPDGLAAQAGLYRSLVAGRRMLIVLDNAASAAQVAQLLPGGGSCAVVVTTRAGLAGVISRFGAHALRLGPLNDDEAHALLSTRLGSHRVADAAAEVIALCGGSALALGLVAARAHSQPQVPLTEFAAELREFGVDALDDDDPTASLPAVLSLSVLGLTDELRTVFALLAIAPGPDISPHAAAALTAMPLPRIRACLRALEEASLLTRQPNSRYGIHDLIRGHATTIPLTEDARESALRRVFDFYLHTAHGGDLCLSPHRRPIDLDPPGCEPIPLTDRAAALEWFEAEHACLLAAYRVAAERGWHKEVWHLAWSLNTFHYRRGHLRDHLALWRSGLAAAERLGDPAILTHAHRQLGRACTRLGRYDEALAHLNHALQHTDDLGLAYTHQAIATAWERRGDDRQALEHATQALRLFQALGTTSWEAITRTMVGDCTARLGDHDQARSHYRAALTLHRATPNPSGEADIHCGLAYLAHQSGGHTAAVDHYLQALALYRALGDTYDIGPILDKLGHPYVALGRHEEAREVWHEALKLYREQGRAEDARRLEAQLTALEG, from the coding sequence TTGTCCACCGCGCTCGTGGAGGTGTCCGGGGTGGAGACGCCAGGGGTGCGCAACGAGGTGATCGCCGGGGCGGTGGGGCCGGTGGTCCAGGCCGGCGTGGTGCACGGGGGAGTGCACCTGCACGAGCCGGTCGCGGTGGTGCCGCGGCAGCTGCCCGCCGCTTCGGGGATGTTCGCGGGCCGGGTGGGCGAACTCGCGGAACTCGACCGGGCGGCGGGCGGGCGGGTGGTCGTGATCGTCGGGGCCGGGGGGATCGGCAAGACCTGGTTGGCGCTGGCGTGGGCGCACCGGCAGCTGCGGCGCTACCCGGACGGGCAGCTGTTCGTCGACCTGCACGGGTTCAGCCCGGTGGAGCGGCCGATGGCCGCCGCGGTCGCGGTGCGCGGTTTCCTCGACGCGCTCGGGGTCGAGGCGGGGCGGATCCCGGACGGGCTCGCGGCTCAGGCCGGGCTGTACCGGAGCCTGGTCGCGGGCAGGCGGATGCTGATCGTCCTGGACAACGCGGCCAGCGCGGCGCAGGTGGCTCAGCTGTTGCCCGGGGGCGGCTCGTGCGCCGTTGTGGTGACCACTCGCGCAGGGCTGGCCGGGGTGATCAGCCGGTTCGGCGCGCACGCCCTGCGGCTGGGGCCGCTCAACGACGATGAAGCGCACGCGCTGCTGAGCACGCGGTTGGGCAGCCACCGGGTCGCGGACGCGGCGGCCGAAGTGATCGCGCTGTGCGGCGGTTCGGCGTTGGCGCTGGGCTTGGTCGCGGCGCGGGCGCATAGTCAGCCACAGGTGCCGTTGACGGAGTTCGCGGCGGAGTTGCGGGAGTTCGGCGTGGACGCGCTCGACGACGACGATCCGACGGCCAGCCTGCCCGCGGTGCTGTCCCTGTCCGTGCTCGGGTTGACCGACGAGCTGCGCACGGTGTTCGCACTGCTGGCCATCGCCCCAGGACCCGACATCAGCCCGCACGCCGCGGCCGCTCTCACCGCCATGCCGCTCCCCAGGATCCGGGCCTGCTTGCGCGCCTTGGAAGAGGCGTCCCTGCTGACCCGGCAGCCGAACTCGCGCTACGGCATACACGACCTGATCCGCGGCCACGCGACCACCATCCCGCTGACCGAGGACGCCCGGGAATCGGCGCTGCGCCGCGTGTTCGACTTCTACCTGCACACCGCCCACGGCGGCGACCTCTGCCTCTCCCCGCACCGCCGGCCGATCGACCTGGACCCGCCCGGCTGCGAGCCGATCCCGCTCACCGACCGGGCCGCCGCGCTCGAGTGGTTCGAGGCAGAGCACGCCTGCCTGCTGGCGGCGTACCGGGTCGCGGCCGAGCGCGGCTGGCACAAGGAGGTGTGGCACCTGGCCTGGAGCCTGAACACCTTCCACTACCGGCGCGGTCACCTCCGCGACCACCTCGCCCTCTGGCGGTCCGGCCTCGCCGCGGCCGAGCGCCTCGGCGACCCCGCGATCCTCACCCACGCCCACCGGCAGCTGGGCAGGGCGTGCACCCGCCTCGGACGGTACGACGAGGCCCTCGCCCACCTGAACCACGCGCTCCAGCACACCGACGACCTCGGCCTCGCCTACACCCACCAAGCCATCGCCACCGCCTGGGAACGACGGGGTGATGACCGGCAGGCGCTGGAGCACGCGACGCAAGCCCTGCGGTTGTTCCAGGCGCTCGGCACCACCTCGTGGGAGGCGATCACCCGAACCATGGTCGGCGACTGCACCGCTCGACTCGGCGACCACGACCAAGCCCGATCCCACTACCGAGCCGCCCTCACCCTGCACCGCGCCACCCCCAACCCCAGCGGCGAGGCAGACATCCACTGCGGTCTCGCCTATCTGGCCCACCAATCCGGCGGCCACACCGCGGCCGTCGACCACTACCTGCAGGCCCTCGCCCTGTATCGAGCCCTGGGCGACACCTACGACATCGGCCCGATCCTGGACAAACTCGGCCACCCTTACGTCGCCCTTGGCAGGCATGAGGAAGCGCGCGAGGTGTGGCACGAAGCCCTGAAGCTGTACCGGGAACAGGGCCGAGCTGAGGACGCCCGGCGGCTAGAGGCGCAACTCACCGCGCTGGAGGGCTAG
- a CDS encoding GNAT family N-acetyltransferase, which produces MTDLGGVDWPPAPIRTERLVLRETEARDRAAFIDLFASPQVYAYLGGPTAREDLERTTAAIPGRRPGFFAIELDGALIGIVTLDRRDADRPGHLQDGVEEAEIGYLLQPRAWGLGYATEACTAALAWFAEAVPGEPVVLCTQTANERSVRLATKLGFTEVARFEEFGAEQWFGVHYGPSDQGGQ; this is translated from the coding sequence ATGACCGATCTTGGTGGCGTCGACTGGCCGCCCGCCCCGATCAGGACCGAACGGTTGGTGCTGCGCGAAACCGAAGCCCGTGATCGGGCCGCGTTCATCGACCTGTTCGCCTCACCACAGGTGTACGCCTACCTCGGTGGACCCACCGCACGCGAGGATCTGGAACGGACGACCGCGGCGATTCCCGGGCGCAGGCCCGGTTTCTTCGCGATCGAACTCGACGGCGCGCTGATCGGCATAGTGACGCTGGACCGCCGCGACGCGGACCGACCGGGGCACCTCCAGGACGGTGTCGAGGAAGCGGAAATCGGCTACCTGCTCCAGCCCCGGGCTTGGGGTCTCGGCTACGCCACCGAAGCCTGCACGGCGGCCCTGGCCTGGTTCGCCGAGGCGGTGCCAGGGGAGCCGGTGGTGCTGTGCACGCAGACCGCCAACGAGCGCTCGGTGCGGCTGGCGACCAAGCTGGGGTTCACGGAGGTGGCCCGCTTCGAGGAATTCGGCGCCGAACAGTGGTTCGGCGTCCACTACGGGCCGAGCGACCAGGGCGGGCAGTAG